The Papilio machaon chromosome 3, ilPapMach1.1, whole genome shotgun sequence genome window below encodes:
- the LOC106707580 gene encoding aspartate aminotransferase, cytoplasmic, giving the protein MGSRFEGVEQGPPIEVFQLNKLFIDDTFKNKVNLTIGAYRDENGKPWVLPVVRRTEKQMAEDESLLHEYLPVLGLDQFTSASVSMLLGEDNPVIAEGRAFGVQTLSGTGGLRVGAEFLNKHLKYTTFYYSNPTWENHHLVFMNSGFTQPRSYRYWNPETRAIDFDGLIADLKGAPENSVIILHACAHNPTGIDPTHEQWEKIADVMEERKLFPFFDSAYQGFASGDLDRDAWAVRYFVKRGFELVCAQSYAKNFGLYNERVGNLAIVMSDAKHVAPCKSQLTWIVRGMYSNPPAHGARVVATALSNKHLFDQWRDHIKAMSSRVIEMREALRSELVKLGTPGNWDHIVNQIGLFSYTGLTQRQSEYLIEEYHIYLLRTGRINVCGLNPGNVQYVARAIHDAVTKFPAQQ; this is encoded by the exons ATGGGTTCGCGTTTTGAAGGTGTCGAGCAGGGACCTCCAATCGAAGTCTTCCAGCTtaacaaactttttattgatgacacatttaaaaataaagtcaacTTAACAATTGGGG cATACAGGGATGAAAATGGTAAACCATGGGTGTTGCCAGTGGTGCGCAGAACAGAAAAGCAGATGGCAGAAGATGAATCCTTGCTGCATGAATATCTACCAGTACTTG GCTTGGACCAGTTTACGTCTGCGTCAGTGTCAATGTTGCTTGGAGAAGATAACCCTGTGATTGCCGAAGGTcgt GCATTCGGTGTACAAACACTGTCTGGGACTGGTGGACTGCGCGTCGGAGCAGAGTTCCTTAACAAGCACCTCAAGTATACAACATTTTACTACTCCAATCCGACATGGG AGAATCACCATCTCGTGTTCATGAACTCTGGTTTCACGCAACCGCGTTCGTACCGCTACTGGAACCCGGAGACTCGCGCCATTGACTTCGATGGTCTGATCGCGGATCTGAAGGGCGCACCCGAGAACTCTGTCATCATCCTGCACGCGTGCGCCCACAACCCCACCGGCATAGATCCCACACACGAGCAGTGGGAGAAAATCGCTGACGTTATGGAG GAACGCAAGTTGTTCCCGTTCTTCGACAGTGCATACCAGGGTTTCGCCTCGGGAGATCTGGACCGCGACGCCTGGGCCGTGCGTTACTTCGTCAAGCGAGGCTTCGAGCTCGTCTGCGCTCAGTCCTATGCAAAGAACTTCGGACTTTACA ACGAACGTGTGGGCAATCTGGCCATAGTGATGTCGGACGCGAAGCACGTGGCGCCGTGCAAGTCGCAGCTGACGTGGATCGTGCGCGGGATGTACTCCAACCCGCCGGCGCACGGCGCCAGAGTCGTGGCCACCGCGCTCTCCAACAAGCATCTCTTCGATCAATG GAGAGATCACATCAAGGCAATGTCATCTAGAGTCATCGAGATGAGAGAAGCATTAAGATCAGAATTAGTCAA acttGGCACTCCTGGCAACTGGGACCACATAGTGAACCAGATCGGTCTGTTCTCGTACACTGGTCTGACGCAGCGTCAGAGCGAGTACCTGATAGAGGAGTACCACATCTACTTGTTGCGTACGGGACGTATCAACGTGTGCGGCCTCAACCCCGGCAACGTGCAGTACGTGGCGCGAGCCATACACGACGCCGTCACCAAGTTCCCGGCACAACAGTAA
- the LOC106707798 gene encoding uncharacterized protein LOC106707798 isoform X3: protein MSKDQGEVALPTECGLAECRTCLQAIDNNSVLVDLFQCWVPPWDGMESTIAEDLAKLANVQITQTDKYSKVICEPCCLKLQSACDFAYIVRKNDRLLRQKHPQSPENIDNSNKTIWPKPIQIDKNINGTYENYGDVEIKQEVMSEDEYMDDNKEEMASLEIKIEPEELMQPMLLQPQENEQIDGAQSPYLELNGHVFHESKEEIPLTNGNDCKEDLLEIKEEPLSDIEDGDVIPTDLPLVCMLCCKELNSVTGLKAHVIAQHSYKSVKRKSGSCSPEKRKRKQEFVCGTCQRRFMTSTDLMVHETCHNKSICYACSAKFDSFEQLTKHSRKCKAIANKEPQKPKTLEDVKRVNNSKRERQKQYRERNRDKLKHREAERRKRIQSSQSIIGSTSSNSNIMEVNNEEPVTAISSPLQNKRDRQKRYREKNREKLSQREAERRRRLQNAESIIELHSSPNIENREIITEPINR from the exons ATGAGCAAAGATCAAGGGGAAGTTGCCCTTCCAACGGAATGCGGATTGGCGGAATGCCGGACATGTCTCCAGGCAATTGATAATAACTCAGTTTTGGTCGATTTATTTCAATGCTGGGTACCACCTTGGGATGGAATGGAGTCTACTATAGCTGAGGATTTAGCAAAACTCGCCAATGTTCAG aTCACACAAACAGATAAATATTCGAAAGTTATATGTGAGCCTTGTTGTCTAAAACTACAGAGTGCATGTGATTTTGCATACATTGTACGAAAGAATGATAGATTACTTCGCCAGAAACATCCACAGTCACCTGAAAATATTGACAACAGTAACAAGACAATATGGCCTAAACCCAttcaaatagataaaaatattaatgggACATATGAGAATTATGGAGACGTTGAAATCAAGCAAGAAGTGATGTCAGAAGATGAATATATGGATGATAATAAAGAGGAAATGGCcagtttagaaattaaaattgaaccCGAAGAGCTAATGCAACCTATGTTATTGCAACCACAAGAAAATGAACAAATTGATGGTGCACAATCACCTTATCTGGAGTTAAATG GCCATGTTTTTCATGAGTCAAAAGAGGAAATTCCGTTAACAAATGGTAATGATTGTAAAGAGGAT CTTCTGGAGATAAAGGAAGAACCACTAAGTGATATAGAAGATGGAGATGTGATACCAACAGATCTCCCTCTAGTGTGTATGCTGTGCTGCAAAGAACTGAACAGTGTTACTGGTTTGAAG GCTCATGTAATTGCTCAACATTCTTATAAATCAGTAAAACGAAAGTCTGGAAGTTGTTCACCAGAGAAGAGGAAACGGAAGCAGGAATTTGTTTGTGGTACATGTCAAAGGA gATTTATGACATCAACAGATCTAATGGTTCATGAGACTTGTCACAACAAAAGTATATGTTACGCATGTTCAGCAAAGTTTGATTCATTTGAACAGCTCACAAAGCACAGTCGAAAGTGTAAAGCTATTGCAAATAAGGAGCCTCAAAAACCCAAGACTTTGGAGGATGTTAAAAG agtaaacaatagtaaaaGAGAACGTCAAAAACAATACAGGGAGCGGAACAGAGACAAATTGAAACATCGTGAAGCGGAAAGAAGAAAGCGTATACAATCTTCACAAAGCATTATCGGATCTACCTCTTCAAACTCAAATATAATGGAAGTAAATAATGAAGAACCAGTAACTGCTATTTCATCTCCTCTTCAAAATAAAAGAGACCGTCAAAAAAGATACAGGGAAAAGAACAGAGAAAAATTGAGTCAGCGTGAAGCGGAAAGAAGGAGACGTCTACAGAATGCAGAAAGTATTATAGAATTACATTCTTCtccaaatatagaaaatagagAAATAATTACAGAACCAATAAATAGATGA
- the LOC106707799 gene encoding periodic tryptophan protein 1 homolog — MEENTPTVSLVSCMHFVQRGVAKSVPEKIELTEKELEKIIKQTADDLRITEQGDDQSDEEGETETREPPANPNDEFNFDQYDEEDSITVNPIGIGTVATLPNLGDLSENVQIRTEGPDSDEEDDIIKPTDNLLLVGHVESDASILEVHIFNKEEGSFYVHHDIILPWFPLCIEWLSHDPTDPQPGNLCALGGMDPVIQVWDLDIENCLEPAFKLGKKPNKKKKIKRVGHKDAVLDLSWNKNFTHVLASGSADKTVLLWDLDQGTPHTKINYFSDKVQSLCFHPLEAQTLLVGACDGRARVLDCRTPDTHRGWSLEPEIERVVWDTHNPFCFAMSNNVGKVAYVDCRQDLPLWTIDAHEKEVTGLILSEQVPGLLITVSTDGTLKTWDVTSEGATQVSMRSNKSGQSLCVAACPDAPLSLALGGDNKQCHIELVDLTANEQVLNRFGARIPATATEAMES; from the exons atggaAGAAAATACACCAACTGTTAGCTTAGTATCATGTATGCATTTTGTGCAAAGAGGAGTTGCCAAATCAGTGCCTGAAAAG ATAGAATTAACTGAAAAAGAAttggaaaaaataatcaaacaaaCGGCCGATGATTTAag GATAACAGAACAAGGTGATGATCAGAGTGATGAAGAAGGTGAAACAGAAACTAGAGAACCTCCAGCAAACCCTAACGATGAATTCAATTTTGATCAATATGACGAGGAAGATAGTA taaCAGTAAACCCTATTGGTATTGGTACTGTGGCAACATTGCCTAACCTAGGAGACCTCAGCGAGAATGTTCAGATAAGA ACAGAAGGACCAGACAGTGATGAAGAGGATGACATAATCAAACCAACAGACAACCTTCTACTTGTAGGGCATGTGGAAAGTGATGCCAGTATTTTGGAAGTACACA ttttcaatAAAGAAGAGGGCTCATTCTATGTTCATCATGACATAATACTGCCCTGGTTCCCTCTCTGTATTGAGTGGCTAAGTCATGACCCAACAGATCCACAACCAG GTAACTTATGTGCATTGGGTGGCATGGATCCAGTCATTCAAGTGTGGGACTTAGACATTGAGAACTGTCTCGAGCCAGCGTTCAAACTGGGCAAAAAACccaataagaagaaaaaaataaaacgtgtaGGACACAAAGATGCTGTGCTTGATCTATCatggaataaaaatttcaC ACACGTGTTAGCGAGTGGATCTGCCGACAAAACGGTACTACTATGGGACTTGGATCAAGGCACACCTCACACTAAGATCAACTACTTTTCTGATaag GTGCAGTCGTTATGCTTCCACCCTCTGGAGGCGCAGACATTGTTGGTGGGTGCGTGTGACGGACGAGCTCGTGTGTTGGACTGTCGCACTCCTGACACACACCGCGGCTGGTCCCTCGAGCCGGAGATAGAGCGCGTAGTCTGGGACACGCATAACCCCTTCTGTTTCGCT ATGAGTAACAATGTAGGTAAAGTGGCATATGTGGACTGTAGACAGGACTTACCTCTTTGGACCATTGATGCACATGAAAAAGAAGTCACCG GACTCATACTTAGCGAGCAAGTGCCCGGACTCTTGATCACCGTCAGTACTGATGGTACACTCAAGACTTGGGACGTCACCag TGAAGGAGCTACTCAGGTGAGTATGCGTAGCAACAAATCTGGACAGAGTCTGTGTGTAGCTGCCTGTCCTGATGCCCCGCTCTCACTGGCACTCGGAGGTGACAACAAGCAGTGCCACATCGAGCTCGTGGATCTCACCGCCAACGAACAAG TTTTGAACCGTTTCGGAGCTCGCATCCCAGCTACTGCTACTGAAGCCATGGAAtcctaa
- the LOC106707857 gene encoding uncharacterized protein LOC106707857, whose translation MPMPQTIGHQVKFAKTLSGLIRRGWWEIPEIMASSCMAAIGIVLGIVGVYNYEKRNGDNKEYKSVYMIMRPDDPRVCLLNNPVYTQYKRF comes from the coding sequence ATGCCTATGCCTCAGACAATTGGTCATCAAGTCAAATTTGCCAAAACATTGTCTGGATTGATCAGACGAGGTTGGTGGGAAATTCCAGAAATTATGGCTTCAAGTTGTATGGCTGCAATCGGTATTGTTCTTGGTATTGTTGGAGTCTACAACtatgaaaaaagaaatggaGATAATAAGGAATACAAATCTGTATACATGATTATGAGACCAGATGATCCAAGAGTCTGTCTTTTGAATAATCCAGTTTATACgcaatataaaagattttaa
- the LOC106707798 gene encoding uncharacterized protein LOC106707798 isoform X1, which translates to MVNCAVLMCKRRSKTSKLREHNVSYHKFPRDPTVRQEWRKFCNRSNKWYPTQTSAICSDHFTQSSFKIYSNIKRILNKGAIPTLRTCYCSKTKQEQHNKNEEPSKLQQQTSKKTPTKNVAISTCKKTKSVLCDKNKTIKKLRDNNRYLKNRVTTLKESVKKLQEKSVVIKEESTLEENETSENKNTKRSRNMSKDQGEVALPTECGLAECRTCLQAIDNNSVLVDLFQCWVPPWDGMESTIAEDLAKLANVQITQTDKYSKVICEPCCLKLQSACDFAYIVRKNDRLLRQKHPQSPENIDNSNKTIWPKPIQIDKNINGTYENYGDVEIKQEVMSEDEYMDDNKEEMASLEIKIEPEELMQPMLLQPQENEQIDGAQSPYLELNGHVFHESKEEIPLTNGNDCKEDLLEIKEEPLSDIEDGDVIPTDLPLVCMLCCKELNSVTGLKAHVIAQHSYKSVKRKSGSCSPEKRKRKQEFVCGTCQRRFMTSTDLMVHETCHNKSICYACSAKFDSFEQLTKHSRKCKAIANKEPQKPKTLEDVKRVNNSKRERQKQYRERNRDKLKHREAERRKRIQSSQSIIGSTSSNSNIMEVNNEEPVTAISSPLQNKRDRQKRYREKNREKLSQREAERRRRLQNAESIIELHSSPNIENREIITEPINR; encoded by the exons atggTGAATTGTGCAGTTTTAATGTGTAAAAGAAGATCAAAAACTTCGAAATTACGCGAACATAATGTCTCCTATCACAA GTTTCCTAGAGATCCTACAGTAAGACAAGAATGgagaaaattttgtaatagaaGTAATAAATGGTATCCTACACAAACAAGTGCCATTTGCTCAGATCATTTTACGCAATCCAGTTTCAAGATATATTCAAACATCAAGCGAATATTGAATAAAGGAGCAATACCTACACTTCGCACCTGCTACTGTTCG aaaacaaaacaagaacaacataataaaaatgaggAGCCATCGAAACTCCAACAGCAAACATCGAAAAAGACACCTACCAAAAAt GTGGCAATTTCTACGTGTAAGAAGACTAAGAGTGTTTTGTgcgataaaaacaaaaccattAAGAAATTGCGAGATAACaatcgatatttaaaaaacagagTTACTACATTAAAAGAAAGTGTAAAAAAGCTACAAGAGAAGTCCGTAGTAATTAAGGAAGAAAGTACATTAGAAGAAAATGAAACttcagaaaacaaaaacacgaAAAG GTCAAGGAACATGAGCAAAGATCAAGGGGAAGTTGCCCTTCCAACGGAATGCGGATTGGCGGAATGCCGGACATGTCTCCAGGCAATTGATAATAACTCAGTTTTGGTCGATTTATTTCAATGCTGGGTACCACCTTGGGATGGAATGGAGTCTACTATAGCTGAGGATTTAGCAAAACTCGCCAATGTTCAG aTCACACAAACAGATAAATATTCGAAAGTTATATGTGAGCCTTGTTGTCTAAAACTACAGAGTGCATGTGATTTTGCATACATTGTACGAAAGAATGATAGATTACTTCGCCAGAAACATCCACAGTCACCTGAAAATATTGACAACAGTAACAAGACAATATGGCCTAAACCCAttcaaatagataaaaatattaatgggACATATGAGAATTATGGAGACGTTGAAATCAAGCAAGAAGTGATGTCAGAAGATGAATATATGGATGATAATAAAGAGGAAATGGCcagtttagaaattaaaattgaaccCGAAGAGCTAATGCAACCTATGTTATTGCAACCACAAGAAAATGAACAAATTGATGGTGCACAATCACCTTATCTGGAGTTAAATG GCCATGTTTTTCATGAGTCAAAAGAGGAAATTCCGTTAACAAATGGTAATGATTGTAAAGAGGAT CTTCTGGAGATAAAGGAAGAACCACTAAGTGATATAGAAGATGGAGATGTGATACCAACAGATCTCCCTCTAGTGTGTATGCTGTGCTGCAAAGAACTGAACAGTGTTACTGGTTTGAAG GCTCATGTAATTGCTCAACATTCTTATAAATCAGTAAAACGAAAGTCTGGAAGTTGTTCACCAGAGAAGAGGAAACGGAAGCAGGAATTTGTTTGTGGTACATGTCAAAGGA gATTTATGACATCAACAGATCTAATGGTTCATGAGACTTGTCACAACAAAAGTATATGTTACGCATGTTCAGCAAAGTTTGATTCATTTGAACAGCTCACAAAGCACAGTCGAAAGTGTAAAGCTATTGCAAATAAGGAGCCTCAAAAACCCAAGACTTTGGAGGATGTTAAAAG agtaaacaatagtaaaaGAGAACGTCAAAAACAATACAGGGAGCGGAACAGAGACAAATTGAAACATCGTGAAGCGGAAAGAAGAAAGCGTATACAATCTTCACAAAGCATTATCGGATCTACCTCTTCAAACTCAAATATAATGGAAGTAAATAATGAAGAACCAGTAACTGCTATTTCATCTCCTCTTCAAAATAAAAGAGACCGTCAAAAAAGATACAGGGAAAAGAACAGAGAAAAATTGAGTCAGCGTGAAGCGGAAAGAAGGAGACGTCTACAGAATGCAGAAAGTATTATAGAATTACATTCTTCtccaaatatagaaaatagagAAATAATTACAGAACCAATAAATAGATGA
- the LOC106707866 gene encoding protein lifeguard 4: protein MANIPLMYAQEDCELGGKESIEDDFAYRNNVMNADKEIRLGFVRKVYGLLTVQLLATVAIAGVFLLVKPVQLFIHQNDWMVFVAFILSIVTLFALIAKRRDSPANFYLLAAFTAVQAYTVGVVVSFYDTFIVLQALAITFAVVFSLTLYTLNTKRDFSFIGYGLVAGLSVLIVGGLIQIFLQSSAFEVALSFAGAIFFSLFLIFDTQQMMTTLSPEEYILATINLYMDIINLFLYILRILNELNRN, encoded by the exons ATGGCCAACATACCACTAATGTATGCTCAAGAAGATTGTGAACTTGGAGGAAAGGAATCGATAGAG GATGATTTTGCGTATCGCAACAATGTGATGAATGCTGACAAGGAGATCCGTTTGGGATTTGTACGCAAGGTGTACGGACTTCTTACAGTTCAGCTGCTGGCTACTGTAGCCATTGCAGGTGTCTTCCTGCTTGTCAAACCAGTACAACTGTTCATACACCAAAA TGATTGGATGGTATTTGTTGCCTTCATCTTGAGTATTGTCACATTGTTTGCGCTAATCGCCAAGCGCCGGGATTCCCCTGCGAACTTTTACCTCCTGGCTGCATTT actGCAGTCCAAGCGTACACTGTGGGCGTGGTGGTATCATTTTACGATACATTCATAGTGCTACAGGCACTCGCTATCACCTTTGCAGTTGTCTTTTCACTCACTCTCTACACACTCAACACTAAACGTGACTTCTCTTTCATTGGATATGG ATTGGTGGCTGGACTCAGCGTGCTCATTGTAGGTGGTCTGATTCAAATCTTCCTTCAGAGCTCCGCATTCGAGGTTGCGCTGTCTTTCGCAGGTGCGATCTTCTTCAGCCTCTTCCTCATCTTTGACACCCAACAGATGATGACCACATTGTCTCCGGAAGAGTACATCCTTGCTACCATCAATCTGTACATGGATATTATCAATCTATTCCTATACATTCTTCGTATCCTAAACGAACTCAATAGAAACTAA
- the LOC106707798 gene encoding uncharacterized protein LOC106707798 isoform X2 yields the protein MVNCAVLMCKRRSKTSKLREHNVSYHKFPRDPTVRQEWRKFCNRSNKWYPTQTSAICSDHFTQSSFKIYSNIKRILNKGAIPTLRTCYCSKTKQEQHNKNEEPSKLQQQTSKKTPTKNVAISTCKKTKSVLCDKNKTIKKLRDNNRYLKNRVTTLKESVKKLQEKSVVIKEESTLEENETSENKNTKRSRNMSKDQGEVALPTECGLAECRTCLQAIDNNSVLVDLFQCWVPPWDGMESTIAEDLAKLANVQITQTDKYSKVICEPCCLKLQSACDFAYIVRKNDRLLRQKHPQSPENIDNSNKTIWPKPIQIDKNINGTYENYGDVEIKQEVMSEDEYMDDNKEEMASLEIKIEPEELMQPMLLQPQENEQIDGAQSPYLELNGHVFHESKEEIPLTNGNDCKEDLLEIKEEPLSDIEDGDVIPTDLPLVCMLCCKELNSVTGLKAHVIAQHSYKSVKRKSGSCSPEKRKRKQEFVCGTCQRRFMTSTDLMVHETCHNKSICYACSAKFDSFEQLTKHSRKCKAIANKEPQKPKTLEDVKRPIIRDSFSISQPIKKPANVTFKCELCNEEFSDKYYLTIHEEIYHTNSEQYSEVNENGDVQMQDTLRSVFGSDSS from the exons atggTGAATTGTGCAGTTTTAATGTGTAAAAGAAGATCAAAAACTTCGAAATTACGCGAACATAATGTCTCCTATCACAA GTTTCCTAGAGATCCTACAGTAAGACAAGAATGgagaaaattttgtaatagaaGTAATAAATGGTATCCTACACAAACAAGTGCCATTTGCTCAGATCATTTTACGCAATCCAGTTTCAAGATATATTCAAACATCAAGCGAATATTGAATAAAGGAGCAATACCTACACTTCGCACCTGCTACTGTTCG aaaacaaaacaagaacaacataataaaaatgaggAGCCATCGAAACTCCAACAGCAAACATCGAAAAAGACACCTACCAAAAAt GTGGCAATTTCTACGTGTAAGAAGACTAAGAGTGTTTTGTgcgataaaaacaaaaccattAAGAAATTGCGAGATAACaatcgatatttaaaaaacagagTTACTACATTAAAAGAAAGTGTAAAAAAGCTACAAGAGAAGTCCGTAGTAATTAAGGAAGAAAGTACATTAGAAGAAAATGAAACttcagaaaacaaaaacacgaAAAG GTCAAGGAACATGAGCAAAGATCAAGGGGAAGTTGCCCTTCCAACGGAATGCGGATTGGCGGAATGCCGGACATGTCTCCAGGCAATTGATAATAACTCAGTTTTGGTCGATTTATTTCAATGCTGGGTACCACCTTGGGATGGAATGGAGTCTACTATAGCTGAGGATTTAGCAAAACTCGCCAATGTTCAG aTCACACAAACAGATAAATATTCGAAAGTTATATGTGAGCCTTGTTGTCTAAAACTACAGAGTGCATGTGATTTTGCATACATTGTACGAAAGAATGATAGATTACTTCGCCAGAAACATCCACAGTCACCTGAAAATATTGACAACAGTAACAAGACAATATGGCCTAAACCCAttcaaatagataaaaatattaatgggACATATGAGAATTATGGAGACGTTGAAATCAAGCAAGAAGTGATGTCAGAAGATGAATATATGGATGATAATAAAGAGGAAATGGCcagtttagaaattaaaattgaaccCGAAGAGCTAATGCAACCTATGTTATTGCAACCACAAGAAAATGAACAAATTGATGGTGCACAATCACCTTATCTGGAGTTAAATG GCCATGTTTTTCATGAGTCAAAAGAGGAAATTCCGTTAACAAATGGTAATGATTGTAAAGAGGAT CTTCTGGAGATAAAGGAAGAACCACTAAGTGATATAGAAGATGGAGATGTGATACCAACAGATCTCCCTCTAGTGTGTATGCTGTGCTGCAAAGAACTGAACAGTGTTACTGGTTTGAAG GCTCATGTAATTGCTCAACATTCTTATAAATCAGTAAAACGAAAGTCTGGAAGTTGTTCACCAGAGAAGAGGAAACGGAAGCAGGAATTTGTTTGTGGTACATGTCAAAGGA gATTTATGACATCAACAGATCTAATGGTTCATGAGACTTGTCACAACAAAAGTATATGTTACGCATGTTCAGCAAAGTTTGATTCATTTGAACAGCTCACAAAGCACAGTCGAAAGTGTAAAGCTATTGCAAATAAGGAGCCTCAAAAACCCAAGACTTTGGAGGATGTTAAAAG ACCAATAATTCGTGATTCGTTTTCCATCAGTCAACCGATAAAGAAACCAGCAAATGTGACTTTTAAATGTGAGTTATGTAATGAAGAGTTcagtgataaatattatttgacgATCCATGAAGAGATTTATCATACAAATAGTGAACAATATAGTGAAGTGAATGAAAATGGTGATGTGCAAATGCAGGACACGTTAAGAAGTGTTTTTGGTAGTGATAGCAgttag